One window of Sinorhizobium fredii NGR234 genomic DNA carries:
- a CDS encoding tripartite tricarboxylate transporter permease, whose product MDMLSNLWLGLTVASTLTNLGYCLLGVFLGTAIGVLPGLGPVATIAMLLPLTFGLPPESALIMLAGIYYGAQYGGSTTAILVNLPGEPSSVVTALDGHQLARQGQAGRALSTAAIGSFIAGTASTILIALFAPALAEVALQFGPAEYFALMVLGLVASVVMASGSLLHALGMILVGLLLGMVGTDVNSAVPRYTFGVPMLADGINFVVLAMGIFGLGEIAANLENEAERTLLTRKVTNLMPTRDDWKRIVGPIARGTALGSVLGILPGGGAALASFGSYSLEKRLSNEPERFGKGAIEGVAGPESANNAGAQTSFIPMLTLGLPSNSVMALMIGAMLIQGIQPGPSVMTEQPTLFWGLIASMWIGNLMLLVLNLPMIGLWVRMIAIPYHFLFPSIIALCAIGVFSVNNSIFDVYAMALFGVVGYLFRKLDAEPAPMLLAFILGPMMEEFLRRTLLFSKGDPSVFLTRPLSAVLLAIAAILLLLVALPAVRRKREEAFQEE is encoded by the coding sequence ATGGACATGCTCTCCAACCTCTGGCTTGGCCTGACCGTCGCCTCGACGCTCACCAATCTCGGCTACTGCCTGCTCGGCGTTTTCCTCGGTACTGCGATCGGCGTTTTGCCGGGCCTCGGCCCGGTTGCCACCATCGCCATGCTCCTGCCGCTGACATTCGGCCTGCCGCCCGAATCGGCGCTGATCATGCTGGCCGGCATCTATTACGGCGCCCAATATGGCGGCTCGACCACCGCGATCCTCGTCAATCTGCCGGGGGAACCGTCATCGGTGGTCACCGCACTTGACGGTCATCAGCTGGCCCGGCAGGGGCAGGCGGGCCGCGCGCTCTCGACCGCCGCGATCGGATCCTTCATCGCCGGCACGGCCTCGACCATCCTGATCGCGCTGTTCGCCCCGGCCTTGGCCGAGGTGGCGCTGCAATTCGGCCCGGCCGAATATTTTGCCCTGATGGTGCTCGGGCTCGTCGCCTCCGTCGTCATGGCCTCGGGTTCGCTCCTGCATGCGCTCGGCATGATCCTGGTCGGCCTGCTGCTCGGCATGGTCGGAACCGACGTCAATTCCGCCGTGCCGCGCTACACGTTCGGCGTTCCTATGCTCGCCGACGGCATCAATTTCGTCGTGCTGGCCATGGGCATTTTTGGCCTCGGCGAAATCGCCGCGAATCTGGAAAACGAGGCGGAACGGACGCTCCTCACCCGCAAGGTCACGAACCTGATGCCGACGCGCGACGACTGGAAACGCATTGTCGGGCCGATCGCGCGAGGTACCGCCCTCGGCTCGGTGCTTGGCATCCTGCCCGGCGGCGGGGCGGCGCTCGCGTCCTTCGGCTCCTATTCGCTGGAAAAGCGTCTGTCGAACGAGCCGGAGCGTTTCGGCAAGGGCGCAATCGAAGGGGTGGCGGGGCCGGAATCGGCCAACAATGCCGGGGCGCAGACCTCCTTCATCCCGATGCTGACGCTCGGCCTGCCGTCCAACTCGGTGATGGCGCTGATGATCGGAGCCATGCTGATCCAGGGCATCCAGCCCGGCCCGTCCGTAATGACCGAGCAGCCCACCCTGTTCTGGGGTCTGATCGCCTCGATGTGGATCGGCAATCTGATGCTGCTGGTGCTGAACCTGCCGATGATCGGCCTCTGGGTGCGGATGATCGCGATCCCCTATCATTTCCTCTTCCCGTCCATCATCGCGCTCTGCGCCATCGGCGTCTTCAGCGTCAACAACAGCATCTTCGACGTCTATGCGATGGCCCTGTTCGGTGTGGTCGGCTACCTGTTCCGCAAGCTCGACGCCGAGCCGGCTCCCATGCTGCTCGCCTTCATCCTGGGGCCGATGATGGAGGAATTCCTGCGCCGGACGCTGCTCTTCTCCAAGGGTGATCCGAGCGTCTTCCTGACGCGACCGCTGAGCGCCGTGCTGCTCGCCATCGCTGCAATATTGCTCCTGCTGGTGGCTCTGCCCGCAGTTCGCAGGAAGAGAGAGGAGGCGTTTCAGGAGGAGTGA
- a CDS encoding aromatic ring-hydroxylating oxygenase subunit alpha produces MDIRSDLLTRLRGRTPGFSLDQPFYIDPAFYQLDLEHIWYKDWLFIGHGCEIPNPGNYLTVQVGAYSVVIVRGHDGKINALHNSCRHRGSRVCQEHRGTAAKLVCPYHQWTYELDGKLLYARQMGDNFDTSNFSLKPVACESAGGYIFICLAKQPMDFAPFRAMMEPYFLPHRLRDAKIAYESTIIEKGNWKLVWENNRECYHCAGNHPELCKTYPEAPTVTGVNGAADDPEIAEHWAKCEAAGLPSAFVMDDRGQYRTTRVPLLRDAISYTISGRKAVQMRLSDQINMDRIGSLLLYHYPTTWNHILSDHAITFRVLPISATETAVTTKWLVHKDAVEGIDYRLDELIHVWTETNDQDRQIVEENARGIHSPAYEPGPYSELHEGGVSQFVEWYSNVMDERLDGAGQPSLRSVA; encoded by the coding sequence ATGGATATCCGTTCCGACCTGCTCACGCGGCTCAGGGGCCGCACACCCGGCTTCAGCCTGGACCAGCCTTTCTACATCGATCCGGCATTCTATCAGCTCGATCTTGAGCACATCTGGTACAAGGATTGGCTGTTCATCGGCCATGGTTGCGAAATTCCCAATCCGGGCAATTACCTGACCGTTCAGGTCGGGGCCTATTCCGTGGTCATCGTCCGCGGCCACGACGGCAAGATCAACGCGCTCCACAATTCCTGCCGACACCGCGGCTCGCGCGTTTGCCAGGAGCACCGGGGCACCGCCGCAAAGCTCGTTTGCCCCTACCATCAGTGGACCTACGAGCTCGACGGCAAGCTGCTCTATGCACGCCAGATGGGCGACAACTTCGATACCTCCAATTTCAGTCTCAAGCCGGTGGCCTGCGAATCGGCCGGCGGCTACATCTTCATTTGTCTCGCCAAGCAGCCGATGGATTTCGCCCCGTTCCGCGCGATGATGGAGCCTTATTTCCTGCCGCACCGGCTGCGCGACGCCAAGATCGCCTACGAGAGCACGATCATCGAGAAGGGCAACTGGAAGCTCGTCTGGGAAAACAACCGCGAATGCTACCATTGCGCCGGCAACCATCCGGAGCTCTGCAAGACCTATCCGGAAGCGCCGACGGTGACGGGCGTCAATGGCGCCGCCGACGACCCGGAAATCGCCGAGCATTGGGCCAAGTGCGAGGCCGCCGGTCTTCCGAGCGCCTTCGTGATGGATGATCGCGGCCAGTACCGCACCACGCGCGTTCCGCTGCTGCGCGACGCGATCAGCTACACGATTTCGGGCCGCAAGGCGGTGCAGATGCGTCTATCCGACCAGATCAACATGGATCGGATCGGCTCGCTGCTGCTCTATCACTATCCCACCACCTGGAATCATATCCTGAGCGACCACGCGATCACCTTCCGCGTGCTGCCGATCAGCGCCACCGAGACGGCCGTCACTACCAAGTGGCTGGTCCACAAGGATGCGGTCGAGGGCATCGACTACCGGCTCGACGAACTCATTCACGTCTGGACCGAGACCAACGACCAGGACCGCCAGATCGTCGAGGAAAATGCCCGCGGCATTCACTCGCCCGCCTATGAGCCCGGGCCCTATTCGGAGCTGCATGAGGGCGGCGTTTCCCAGTTCGTCGAGTGGTATTCGAACGTCATGGACGAGCGGCTCGACGGTGCTGGCCAGCCTTCCCTGCGATCCGTCGCCTGA
- a CDS encoding tripartite tricarboxylate transporter TctB family protein: MALRIRSEKDLGSGLLYLLLGGAGFAIARDYGLGTAGRMGPGYFPTAISALLLLFGAVTLVRALLVEGPVIGAVNWKGLGLVTLSVCLFGALLSGAGLPAALAVLILVAAMASEKFALGPKAIAAMIALVLFCSIVFVKGLGVPMPLLGSWFAGTIIP, translated from the coding sequence ATGGCTTTGAGGATAAGGTCGGAAAAGGATCTCGGCAGCGGGCTCCTCTATCTCCTGCTCGGCGGCGCGGGCTTTGCCATCGCACGGGACTACGGTCTCGGTACCGCTGGCCGAATGGGGCCCGGTTACTTCCCCACGGCGATCTCCGCACTCCTCCTCCTTTTCGGTGCCGTGACGCTCGTCCGGGCCCTGCTCGTCGAGGGACCGGTGATCGGGGCGGTGAACTGGAAGGGGCTCGGCCTCGTCACCCTGTCCGTCTGCCTGTTCGGCGCGCTTCTGTCGGGTGCTGGCCTGCCGGCGGCACTCGCCGTGCTGATCCTGGTTGCGGCCATGGCCAGCGAGAAATTCGCGCTCGGCCCGAAGGCGATCGCCGCCATGATCGCACTCGTCCTTTTTTGCTCGATTGTGTTCGTGAAGGGGCTCGGCGTGCCGATGCCGCTTCTCGGATCATGGTTTGCCGGCACAATCATCCCCTGA
- the fdhA gene encoding formaldehyde dehydrogenase, glutathione-independent has translation MSKNRGVVYMRPGKVEVRDIDDPKLEAPDGRRIEHGVILKVISTNICGSDQHMVRGRTTAMPGLVLGHEITGQVIEKGVDVEMLDIGDIVSVPFNVACGRCRCCKSQDTGVCLTVNPSRAGGAYGYVDMGGWIGGQARYVTVPYADFNLLKFPDRDRAMEKIRDLTMLSDILPTGFHGAINAKVGVGSIVYVAGAGPVGLAAAASARILGAAVVMVGDFNRDRLAHAAKVGFEPIDLNAGDNLGEMIAQVTGSNEVDSAIDAVGFEARGHSGGEQPAIVLNQMMEITRAAGSIGIPGLYVTEDPGAVDNAAKHGSLSLRLGLGWAKAQSFHTGQTPVLRYNRQLMQAILHDRLPIADIVNAKVISLEDAVQGYESFDQGVAQKFVLDPHGELKAA, from the coding sequence ATGAGCAAGAACAGAGGTGTCGTCTACATGCGGCCCGGCAAGGTCGAAGTGCGAGATATCGACGATCCGAAGCTCGAGGCGCCGGACGGCCGCCGCATCGAACATGGCGTGATCCTCAAAGTGATCTCCACCAATATCTGCGGCTCGGACCAGCATATGGTGCGCGGCCGGACGACGGCCATGCCCGGGCTCGTGCTCGGCCATGAGATCACCGGACAGGTGATCGAGAAGGGCGTTGATGTCGAGATGCTCGACATCGGCGACATCGTCTCTGTTCCCTTCAACGTCGCCTGCGGCCGGTGCCGCTGCTGCAAGTCGCAGGACACCGGCGTCTGCCTCACAGTCAATCCGTCGCGCGCGGGCGGCGCCTACGGCTATGTGGACATGGGCGGCTGGATCGGCGGACAGGCGCGCTACGTGACGGTGCCCTATGCCGACTTCAATCTTCTGAAGTTCCCCGATCGGGACCGCGCGATGGAGAAGATCCGCGACCTGACCATGCTTTCGGACATCCTGCCGACGGGCTTCCACGGCGCGATCAACGCGAAGGTCGGCGTGGGCTCGATCGTCTACGTCGCCGGCGCCGGGCCTGTCGGCCTGGCCGCTGCGGCTTCGGCCCGCATCCTGGGCGCAGCTGTCGTCATGGTCGGCGATTTCAACAGGGACCGCCTCGCCCATGCCGCCAAGGTCGGCTTCGAGCCGATCGACCTCAATGCCGGCGACAATCTGGGCGAAATGATCGCCCAGGTGACCGGCAGCAACGAGGTGGACAGCGCCATCGATGCGGTCGGCTTCGAAGCGCGCGGCCATAGCGGCGGCGAACAGCCGGCGATCGTGCTGAACCAGATGATGGAAATCACCCGTGCCGCGGGCTCGATCGGAATTCCGGGCCTCTATGTGACGGAAGATCCCGGCGCGGTCGACAACGCTGCCAAGCACGGCAGCCTCTCGCTTCGCCTCGGCCTGGGCTGGGCCAAGGCGCAGTCCTTCCACACGGGGCAGACGCCCGTGCTTCGCTACAACAGACAGTTGATGCAGGCCATCCTGCACGATCGTCTGCCGATCGCCGATATCGTCAATGCGAAGGTCATTTCGCTCGAGGATGCGGTGCAAGGCTACGAGAGTTTCGACCAGGGCGTCGCCCAGAAGTTCGTGCTGGATCCGCATGGTGAGTTGAAGGCCGCTTAA
- a CDS encoding hybrid-cluster NAD(P)-dependent oxidoreductase produces MTMMLTGTTPTPLPLDQMKPWNSARQMLVCTSVTDEAPDVKTFTFAVEGGGWFNYMPGQFITVELRAKGGDLHRTYTVSSSPSRPYAIAITIKAQPTSIGTRWMFENVRSGSRVRAYGPSGHFTLSRNPGKKYLFISAGSGITPMMSMLRWLSDCAPDIDVVFINSARRPEEIIFREELELLAKRMPNLSLGFLPEARSVASPWAGLMGRIDRHKLSMLTPDFMGREIFCCGPDPFMRAVSAIVRAEGFDMGHYHQESFGATSIAETVHKQAREIVLDGKPTGVTVSFLGSNEEQVCEPGKTILETARAAGVRIPAACESGICGTCKVLKRSGEVVMHHNGGISDQEINAGYVLACCSRPTTPVEIEA; encoded by the coding sequence ATGACCATGATGCTGACGGGTACGACGCCCACTCCGCTTCCGCTGGACCAGATGAAGCCGTGGAACTCGGCCCGGCAGATGTTGGTCTGCACGAGTGTCACGGACGAGGCACCCGACGTGAAGACCTTCACCTTCGCGGTCGAGGGCGGCGGCTGGTTCAACTACATGCCGGGGCAGTTCATCACCGTGGAGCTCCGGGCAAAGGGCGGCGACCTGCATCGCACCTATACCGTCTCGTCGTCACCCTCGCGGCCCTATGCGATCGCCATCACCATCAAGGCGCAGCCGACGAGCATCGGCACGCGCTGGATGTTCGAGAACGTCCGGTCCGGCAGCCGCGTCCGCGCCTACGGGCCGAGCGGCCACTTCACGCTCTCTCGCAATCCGGGCAAGAAGTACCTGTTCATCTCGGCCGGCTCGGGCATCACGCCGATGATGTCGATGCTGCGCTGGCTGTCCGATTGCGCGCCGGATATCGACGTCGTGTTCATCAACTCGGCGCGGCGGCCGGAAGAGATCATCTTTCGAGAGGAACTCGAACTTCTCGCCAAGCGCATGCCGAACCTGTCGCTCGGCTTCCTTCCGGAGGCCCGTTCCGTTGCCTCGCCCTGGGCCGGCCTCATGGGCCGTATCGATCGTCACAAGCTGTCGATGCTGACACCCGACTTCATGGGGCGGGAGATCTTCTGCTGCGGCCCCGATCCCTTCATGAGGGCGGTAAGCGCGATCGTTCGCGCCGAAGGCTTCGACATGGGCCACTACCACCAGGAGAGTTTCGGCGCGACGTCGATTGCCGAAACCGTGCACAAGCAGGCCCGGGAGATCGTGCTGGACGGAAAGCCGACAGGTGTGACGGTCAGCTTCCTCGGTTCGAACGAGGAGCAGGTCTGCGAACCCGGCAAGACCATTCTCGAGACGGCGCGTGCTGCGGGCGTGCGCATTCCCGCTGCCTGCGAATCCGGCATCTGTGGCACCTGCAAGGTGCTGAAGCGATCGGGGGAGGTCGTGATGCACCACAACGGCGGCATCAGCGATCAGGAAATCAATGCCGGCTACGTGCTGGCCTGCTGCTCGCGACCAACGACCCCTGTCGAGATCGAGGCGTGA
- a CDS encoding GntR family transcriptional regulator has protein sequence MSKIEKLQDYLKSVATSAQPGDRLPTVRSLMRDFKLSQPGVQSALKALKDGGLIDAQIGRGTFFTGAGVPLTAPTGRVASRRGRSVILLRRPIATQRARLVMDRLQAMVMDGGDLTLEVGYSDAEHARHVLQSLPRFDACIIQNSFEQMPVEMLSALRRKTDNIIVDGAWLVGTDIDAIGFEWGRPVEHATRLLLSRGHDEIHFLTTARSFLANELGLHRYRQLREEAETAPFLQEPSLIPALPSKEFELAILERIAAIARSPSPRSPSRSRKAMLLWGVESGQRLRAGLFARGIKVPDDISILLLGRSDIETERDSFFHLVGYSALEQAEALYARLKSRWEDPQAPYGLTFTQMHEVEGASVWTATP, from the coding sequence ATGAGCAAGATTGAAAAGCTGCAGGATTATCTGAAATCGGTTGCGACCAGTGCGCAGCCGGGGGATCGCTTGCCGACGGTTCGAAGTCTGATGCGTGATTTCAAATTGTCCCAGCCGGGTGTCCAGAGCGCCCTCAAGGCCCTGAAGGACGGAGGCCTTATCGACGCGCAGATCGGGCGCGGAACCTTCTTCACCGGCGCGGGCGTGCCACTGACGGCGCCGACGGGGCGGGTGGCCTCGCGGCGCGGACGCAGTGTCATTCTGCTGCGGCGGCCGATCGCGACGCAGCGGGCCCGTCTGGTCATGGATCGATTGCAGGCGATGGTGATGGATGGCGGCGACCTGACGCTGGAGGTCGGCTATTCGGATGCGGAGCATGCCCGACACGTGCTGCAGTCGCTACCGCGCTTCGATGCCTGCATCATCCAGAATTCGTTCGAGCAGATGCCGGTGGAGATGCTGTCGGCGCTCCGGCGCAAGACGGACAACATCATCGTCGACGGCGCTTGGCTGGTCGGAACCGACATCGATGCGATCGGCTTCGAATGGGGTCGCCCGGTCGAGCATGCGACGCGGCTGCTGTTGTCGAGGGGGCATGACGAGATCCACTTCCTGACGACGGCCCGCTCCTTCCTCGCCAACGAACTCGGCCTGCATCGATATCGCCAACTCCGCGAAGAGGCGGAAACGGCACCTTTCCTGCAGGAGCCGAGCCTGATCCCGGCCCTGCCGTCCAAGGAATTCGAGCTGGCCATCCTGGAGCGCATCGCGGCGATTGCGAGAAGCCCGAGCCCCAGAAGCCCGAGCCGAAGTCGGAAGGCCATGCTGCTCTGGGGTGTCGAGAGCGGGCAGCGCCTGCGCGCCGGCCTCTTCGCCCGCGGCATCAAGGTTCCGGACGATATCTCGATCCTGTTGCTGGGGCGCAGTGACATCGAGACGGAGCGCGACAGCTTCTTCCATCTGGTCGGCTACAGCGCGCTGGAACAGGCAGAGGCGCTTTATGCGCGGCTGAAGAGCCGTTGGGAAGACCCGCAGGCGCCCTATGGGCTGACCTTCACGCAGATGCATGAGGTGGAGGGGGCGTCGGTCTGGACGGCCACCCCTTGA